A section of the Acropora muricata isolate sample 2 chromosome 4, ASM3666990v1, whole genome shotgun sequence genome encodes:
- the LOC136915439 gene encoding uncharacterized protein, whose amino-acid sequence MRPLLVAVALYYFSKTESCKVKQFLEPIQGKVLKGHLIKTVFVEQEGMCQARCFMNDICQSTNVSPQLDNGQWRCELNDAGGLENLNDEAGHVYYLTRNPCNSSPCIKNATCRPSFLDDDSYTCVCPAGFTGAMCNEDIDECKDELHNCSSDESCVNQLGSFICLPESTGCNGGESSQLKNYKGYSASNPALSCADVLENRPESKSAAYYLTTEGEGVACTYCHMEDIQGCGGGGWTLVMKINGAKTTFSYDSDLWTNKVPLNQSSGKSGFDHDETKMPSFWSTPFTKLCLGMQAAGQETNWITVSYQASSLHSLMSTNTHYATNVDRSEWKSLLADSSLQRNCNMEGFNVRPSEGQNDPAITRIGILGNNENDCRSCNSRIGFGSEGSRGGQNKGNSCGNESSGDADNGEKHIKANCFILLQ is encoded by the exons ATGCGCCCTCTACTGGTAGCAGTTGCACTCTATTACTTTTCGAAAACAG AATCTTGTAAGGTTAAACAATTCTTGGAACCCATCCAAGGAAAAGTTCTCAAAGGTCACCTGATCAAAACAGTATTTGTGGAACAAGAAGGAATGTGCCAGGCCCGTTGCTTCATGAACGATATATGCCAGTCAACCAATGTCAGTCCACAGCTTGATAATGGACAGTGGAGATGCGAACTCAACGATGCAGGTGGACTGGAAAATTTAAACGACGAAGCCGGGCATGTTTATTATTTGACCAGG AATCCGTGCAACTCATCTCCTTGTATAAAAAATGCAACCTGTAGACCAAGTTTCCTGGATGATGACAGCTACACATGCGTTTGTCCGGCAGGTTTCACTGGAGCGATGTGCAATGAAG ATATTGACGAATGTAAAGATGAATTGCACAACTGCTCGTCTGATGAGTCGTGTGTTAATCAACTTGGTTCTTTCATTTGCTTACCCGAGTCAACTGGGTGCAATGGAGGTGAATCCTCTCAGTTGAAAA ATTACAAAGGCTACAGCGCATCAAATCCTGCCTTGTCGTGTGCAGATGTCTTAGAAAACAGACC TGAGTCTAAAAGTGCTGCTTACTACTTGACAACTGAGGGGGAAGGGGTGGCTTGCACATACTGTCATATGGAGGACATTCAAGGCTGTGGTGGAGGAGGCTGGACACTAGTGATGAAGATTAATGGCGCAAAG ACTACATTCTCCTACGACTCAGACTTGTGGACTAACAAAGTGCCATTAAACCAATCTTCTGGTAAATCAGGCTTCGACCATGATGAAACGAAAATGCCAAGTTTCTGGAGTACGCCTTTCACGAAACTTTGTCTTGGAATGCAAGCTGCAGGACAAGAAACCAACTGGATAACAGTTTCTTATCAAGCGAGCTCCTTACACTCGCTAATGTCAACCAACACTCACTATGCAACGAATGTTGACAGAAGCGAGTGGAAATCTCTCTTGGCTGATTCATCACTTCAAAGGAATTGTAACATGGAAGGGTTTAATGTAAGGCCTTCTGAAGGACAAAACGATCCTGCAATCACACGAATTGGTATCTTGGGAAATAATGAAAACGACTGCCGCTCCTGCAATTCAAGAATAGGATTTGGTTCTGAAGGATCAAGAGGTGGACAAAATAAGGGCAACTCCTGTGGCAACGAGTCCAGTGGTGACGCAGATAACGGAGAAAAGCATATAAAAGCAAACTGCTTTATCCTTCTACAATAG